A window from Malaclemys terrapin pileata isolate rMalTer1 chromosome 18, rMalTer1.hap1, whole genome shotgun sequence encodes these proteins:
- the LOC128825854 gene encoding lysophosphatidic acid receptor 3-like encodes MNRYLNCSVNSTEIWSSHLVLALGIPQLIINVISVIFNCAVIITILSTKDLHKPIFILFCNLAFSDLLTSSSGFWISMLFITNPESTIFGSKDLLIAYAFYTMSILSTIYNLVSIGIERYLAVAESLRMRCRVSRNQSLAASLINWALAFFLSCIPLVGWNCLNNKENMSALYSPFCVDYLILITIPNCVVAFILPLFTYLSIIAILRKQKFTMGACGQANGIYKSAEVQVARTSVFIWLLALVSYAPFVVGVVLDAANRLCPTDLYPNVYVFRNCTAMMITMNSLGNPIIYTLQVKTLGSKLKFLKCPASNRVQVIGNI; translated from the coding sequence ATGAACAGATACCTGAACTGTTCTGTCAACAGCACTGAAATCTGGAGCTCACATCTAGTCCTTGCACTGGGTATCCCTCAACTGATCATTAATGTAATATCTGTGATCTTCAACTGTGCGGTCATCATTACTATATTGTCTACAAAGGATCTGCATAAACCCATCTTTATTCTTTTCTGCAATTTGGCTTTTTCAGATCTTCTCACCAGCTCTTCAGGCTTTTGGATTTCAATGCTGTTCATCACTAACCCAGAAAGCACAATCTTTGGATCCAAGGATCTCCTCATAGCTTATGCCTTTTATACTATGTCTATTCTGTCCACCATCTATAACTTAGTCAGCATTGGAATTGAGCGCTACTTGGCTGTGGCAGAAAGCCTCAGGATGAGATGCAGGGTTTCCCGAAACCAGTCGCTGGCTGCATCTCTAATTAACTGGGCACTTGCCTTCTTTTTGAGTTGCATACCTCTAGTGGGGTGGAACTGCTTGAATAACAAAGAAAACATGTCTGCTCTCTACAGCCCATTTTGTGTTGACTACCTCATCTTAATCACCATCCCCAACTGTGTGGTGGCCTTTATCTTGCCTCTGTTCACGTACCTTAGCATCATTGCCATATTGAGGAAACAGAAGTTCACAATGGGAGCGTGTGGACAAGCCAATGGCATCTACAAATCAGCTGAAGTCCAGGTTGCCAGAACTAGTGTCTTTATCTGGCTTCTGGCACTGGTTTCCTATGCACCTTTTGTTGTAGGAGTCGTGTTAGATGCAGCCAACCGTCTGTGCCCCACTGACCTGTATCCAAATGTCTATGTGTTTCGAAACTGTACTGCTATGATGATAACCATGAACTCTTTGGGGAACCCCATCATCTACACACTCCAAGTTAAAACATTGGGAAGTAAACTCAAGTTTTTGAAGTGCCCTGCCAGCAACCGGGTACAAGTCATTGGGAATATCTGA